A single Actinomadura algeriensis DNA region contains:
- a CDS encoding DUF692 domain-containing protein, with product MGDAVPAGLGVGIGWRPAISGFVASLPGLRFTEAIAESVRPARPDPALLALRDRGAAVVPHGIRLSLGGAEPVSAGRVAHLAACAEALGSPLVSEHVAFVRAGGVEAGHLLPVPRTRAALDVLTANVRRTLDGLPVPLAVEPIAALFDWPDAEYDEAAFLTELAERTGVLLLLDVANVYANARNRGADPLDLIDRLPLERVAYCHVAGGERAGGRYHDTHAAPVPPEVLDLVAELCARRRPPGALLERDDRYPPAAELRDELDAVAAASGHPRVT from the coding sequence GTGGGTGACGCGGTGCCCGCCGGGCTCGGCGTCGGCATCGGCTGGCGTCCGGCGATCAGCGGGTTCGTGGCGTCGCTGCCGGGGCTGCGGTTCACCGAGGCGATCGCCGAGTCGGTGCGGCCCGCGCGTCCGGACCCCGCCCTGCTCGCGCTGCGCGACCGCGGCGCGGCGGTCGTCCCGCACGGGATCCGGCTGTCGCTCGGCGGCGCCGAACCGGTGTCGGCCGGACGCGTCGCGCACCTCGCCGCGTGCGCCGAGGCGCTCGGATCGCCGCTGGTCAGCGAGCACGTCGCGTTCGTCCGCGCGGGCGGCGTCGAGGCCGGGCACCTGCTGCCGGTGCCCCGCACCCGCGCCGCGCTCGACGTCCTCACCGCGAACGTCCGCCGCACCCTGGACGGCCTGCCGGTGCCGCTGGCCGTCGAGCCGATCGCCGCGCTGTTCGACTGGCCGGACGCCGAGTACGACGAGGCCGCCTTCCTCACCGAGCTGGCCGAACGCACCGGTGTCCTGCTGCTGCTCGACGTCGCCAACGTGTACGCCAACGCCCGCAACCGGGGCGCCGACCCCCTCGACCTCATCGACCGGCTGCCGCTCGAGCGCGTCGCCTACTGCCACGTCGCGGGCGGCGAGCGGGCGGGCGGCCGCTACCACGACACCCACGCCGCGCCCGTCCCGCCCGAGGTCCTGGACCTGGTCGCGGAGCTGTGCGCCCGGCGCCGCCCGCCCGGGGCCCTCCTCGAACGCGACGACCGCTACCCGCCCGCCGCCGAACTGCGGGACGAACTCGACGCCGTCGCCGCCGCGTCCGGGCACCCGCGCGTCACATGA
- a CDS encoding 6-phosphofructokinase has product MRVGVLTGGGDCPGLNAVIRAVVRKGVQVFGYEFVGFRAGWRGPLEGDTVALDVQAVRGILPRGGTILGSSRTNPIKVEGGVERIKDNLAGLGVDALIAIGGEDTLGVARELHSRGVHVVGVPKTIDNDLNATDYTFGFDTAVNIGVEAVDRLHTTAESHHRALICEVMGRHAGWIALHVGMAAGANVILIPERPFDIDKVVEYVESRFKTRYAPIIVVSEGAHPIDGQMQLQTGERDAFGHVRLGGIGQRLADEIEKRTGKEARATVLGHIQRGGTPSAFDRVLATRLGLQAIDAVRDGDYGKMVALQGTDIVRVGLDEATKELKTVPIERYEEAEVFFG; this is encoded by the coding sequence ATGCGCGTCGGAGTGCTGACCGGCGGCGGGGACTGCCCCGGCCTGAACGCGGTGATCCGCGCGGTCGTGCGCAAGGGCGTGCAGGTCTTCGGGTACGAGTTCGTGGGCTTCCGGGCCGGCTGGCGCGGCCCCCTCGAAGGCGACACCGTGGCCCTCGACGTCCAGGCCGTGCGCGGCATCCTGCCGCGCGGCGGCACGATCCTCGGATCGTCCCGCACCAACCCGATCAAGGTCGAGGGCGGCGTCGAGCGGATCAAGGACAACCTGGCCGGGCTCGGCGTGGACGCGCTGATCGCCATCGGCGGCGAGGACACCCTCGGCGTCGCGCGCGAGCTGCACTCGCGCGGCGTGCACGTCGTGGGCGTCCCCAAGACCATCGACAACGACCTGAACGCCACCGACTACACCTTCGGGTTCGACACCGCGGTGAACATCGGGGTCGAGGCCGTCGACCGGCTGCACACCACCGCCGAGAGCCACCACCGCGCGCTGATCTGCGAGGTCATGGGCCGCCACGCGGGCTGGATCGCGCTGCACGTCGGGATGGCCGCGGGCGCCAACGTCATCCTGATCCCCGAGCGGCCGTTCGACATCGACAAGGTCGTCGAGTACGTGGAGAGCCGGTTCAAGACCCGGTACGCGCCGATCATCGTGGTGTCCGAGGGCGCCCACCCGATCGACGGGCAGATGCAGCTGCAGACGGGCGAGCGCGACGCGTTCGGGCACGTCCGGCTCGGCGGCATCGGGCAGCGGCTCGCCGACGAGATCGAGAAGCGCACCGGCAAGGAGGCCCGCGCCACCGTGCTCGGGCACATCCAGCGCGGCGGCACCCCGAGCGCGTTCGACCGGGTGCTCGCCACCCGCCTCGGCCTGCAGGCGATCGACGCCGTCCGCGACGGCGACTACGGCAAGATGGTCGCGCTGCAGGGCACCGACATCGTCCGGGTCGGCCTCGACGAGGCGACCAAGGAGCTGAAGACCGTCCCGATCGAGCGCTACGAGGAGGCCGAGGTCTTCTTCGGCTGA
- the thiI gene encoding tRNA uracil 4-sulfurtransferase ThiI has translation MTTLDAAPAVVREQSPVDGEPCVLLKLGEVVLKGKNREQFERRLADNVRTAVRPIARVDVIRRHGVFIVRTKDADLATVDRLAERITDVMGIVWAHRAWRVGKDLASVERAALELMDGRTGSFAVRSRRRDKRFPMTSTELDRHIGALVAAEYGQPVKLKNPEHTLSIEVDRDEVFVFSGGLPGQGGLPVGMSGRALVLMSGGIDSPVAAYRMMRRGLRVDYLHFSGMPFTGPESIYKAYALVRELDKFQGGSRLFVVPFGKAQQQIKSSGADRLAVIAQRRLMLRTGEVLARRLRGAALITGDALGQVSSQTLANMTALDDAAELPILRPLVGMDKIEIMDQARKIRTLSISELPDEDCCTMLAPRRAETRAKIDDLRQIEKRLDVGELADRLAESVQEHRPVYGDTAS, from the coding sequence ATGACCACGCTCGACGCCGCGCCCGCCGTCGTCCGGGAGCAGTCGCCGGTCGACGGCGAGCCGTGCGTGCTGCTCAAACTCGGCGAGGTCGTCCTCAAGGGCAAGAACCGCGAGCAGTTCGAACGCCGGCTGGCCGACAACGTCCGCACCGCGGTCCGCCCGATCGCCCGCGTCGACGTCATCCGGCGGCACGGCGTCTTCATCGTCCGCACCAAGGACGCCGACCTCGCCACGGTCGACCGTCTCGCGGAGCGGATCACCGACGTCATGGGCATCGTGTGGGCGCACCGCGCCTGGCGCGTCGGCAAGGACCTCGCGAGCGTCGAACGCGCCGCCCTCGAGCTGATGGACGGACGCACCGGCTCGTTCGCCGTCCGGTCGCGCCGCCGCGACAAGCGGTTCCCGATGACCTCCACCGAGCTCGACCGGCACATCGGCGCGCTGGTCGCCGCCGAGTACGGGCAGCCGGTCAAGCTCAAGAACCCCGAGCACACCCTGTCGATCGAGGTCGACCGCGACGAGGTCTTCGTGTTCTCCGGCGGCCTGCCCGGCCAGGGCGGCCTCCCGGTCGGGATGAGCGGGCGCGCGCTGGTGCTGATGTCGGGCGGCATCGACTCGCCCGTCGCCGCCTACCGGATGATGCGCCGCGGCCTGCGCGTCGACTACCTGCACTTCTCCGGGATGCCGTTCACCGGCCCCGAATCGATCTACAAGGCGTACGCGCTGGTCCGCGAGCTGGACAAGTTCCAGGGCGGGTCCCGGCTGTTCGTCGTCCCGTTCGGCAAGGCGCAGCAGCAGATCAAGTCGTCCGGCGCGGACCGGCTCGCGGTGATCGCGCAGCGCCGGCTGATGCTGCGCACCGGCGAGGTCCTCGCCCGCCGGCTGCGCGGCGCCGCGCTGATCACCGGGGACGCGCTCGGCCAGGTGTCCAGCCAGACGCTCGCCAACATGACCGCGCTGGACGACGCGGCCGAGCTGCCGATCCTGCGGCCCCTCGTCGGCATGGACAAGATCGAGATCATGGACCAGGCGCGGAAGATCCGCACCCTGTCGATCTCCGAGCTGCCCGACGAGGACTGCTGCACGATGCTCGCGCCGCGCCGCGCCGAGACCCGCGCGAAGATCGACGACCTGCGGCAGATCGAGAAGCGCCTCGACGTCGGGGAGCTCGCCGACCGGCTCGCCGAGTCCGTCCAGGAGCACCGGCCCGTCTACGGCGACACCGCCTCCTGA